One Deinococcus fonticola genomic window, AAGAGCGAGAAATTCTAGTAAAAGCGGCAGCCTGTCTTGGGCAGAACGGACGCCCATGAGGACGCCTGCCCGCTTCTTCGCCAAGCAAAGTCTTTGAGATTCATGTTCATTGCTGAACATCTCAACGACTACCGCCTGGACATCATGTGCCGAGTCCTGCGAGTCACGCCCAGTGGCTTCAGGAGTTGGCGAAGAAGGCTGCTCTCAACACGAAAAGTCGAGGATGGACACCTCAAACTGCTGATCGAGAACATCTACGACGAGAACAAAGGCCGTTATGGTGCGCCGCGTATTCAAGCCGAATTGGCGGCGCAGGGACGCCGCCACAGTGTACGCCGGATTGCTCGACTGATGCGTGCTCTCGGTCTGTACGGCAAAACCCGTCGTAAGTTCGTCAAAACCACCGATAGCAAGCATGCCTTGCCTGTTGCGCCGAATTTGTTGGAACGGAATTTCACGCCTGAGACTCCAAATTCAGCCTGGGCGGGCGATATCACCTACATCCCGACCAAAGAAGGCTGGTTATATCTGGCGGTGACCATGGATCTGTTCGCCAGGACGATTATTGGTTGGTCAATGAGCCACACCATGACCGCTGAATTGCCCTTGTCGGCGTTAAATATGGCAGTGAGCAGGCGGAATCCGCCTGCTGGCGTGATCTTTCATAGCGACCGTGGGAGTCAATACGCCAGTCATGCCTTTCAGGATGCCCTAAAGCAGAATGAAATGCTGTGCAGCATGAGCAGAAAGGGGGATTGCTGGGACAACGCCGTGGTGGAG contains:
- a CDS encoding IS3 family transposase, coding for MFIAEHLNDYRLDIMCRVLRVTPSGFRSWRRRLLSTRKVEDGHLKLLIENIYDENKGRYGAPRIQAELAAQGRRHSVRRIARLMRALGLYGKTRRKFVKTTDSKHALPVAPNLLERNFTPETPNSAWAGDITYIPTKEGWLYLAVTMDLFARTIIGWSMSHTMTAELPLSALNMAVSRRNPPAGVIFHSDRGSQYASHAFQDALKQNEMLCSMSRKGDCWDNAVVESFFETLKRELVDGCVYRSHEEARQAIFEYVEVYYNRKRRHSSRGYLTPWEAECQAT